The following are from one region of the Lytechinus variegatus isolate NC3 chromosome 4, Lvar_3.0, whole genome shotgun sequence genome:
- the LOC121412945 gene encoding U7 snRNA-associated Sm-like protein LSm10, whose amino-acid sequence MANTLSMREKYKARHTLVCLLRAVIGRITTVELRNECSATGYVDDVDGFMNVTMSKVLFVNMDGEKMHMDSFFVQASLVRYVQIPDDINMVKAMKRQLMSMNPRKPAPGSMSGGRKKPPLKL is encoded by the coding sequence ATGGCAAACACACTATCCATGAGAGAGAAATACAAAGCCAGACATACGCTGGTTTGTCTTCTTCGTGCGGTAATTGGCCGCATCACAACTGTGGAACTCAGAAATGAATGTTCAGCGACTGGCTACGTGGATGACGTTGATGGTTTTATGAATGTGACAATGTCCAAGGTTCTGTTTGTGAACATGGATGGAGAGAAAATGCACATGGACTCGTTCTTCGTCCAGGCAAGCCTTGTTCGCTATGTGCAAATTCCAGATGACATCAACATGGTGAAGGCTATGAAGCGGCAGTTGATGTCGATGAATCCCCGAAAACCAGCACCAGGGAGTATGTCAGGAGGTCGCAAGAAACCACCATTAAAGCTTTGA